The following nucleotide sequence is from Kwoniella shandongensis chromosome 9, complete sequence.
ATTGACGACGATATACAAGTATAATGCATTGTGTGAAAGTGAAGGATTGCTTTGTATGGATACACGGTGAGTGGAGGATACTGAAATCTTTGGATAAAATGGATAAAAATAAGGGAACAAGATATTCGACAGAGCTGCTGCCTGCACTCGCACTTTGTTGCTGTCTCTCATTCCTCCACTTGTCTCTCCTACTCATATTCATATTCAGCTGCTAAGTTCTGATATCTTTGACTTTGTTCCGCATCAATTGTAAGGCAGTCAACGTAAAACAAAAATGGTTAGCTGGAAAACTACTGCATGTTGGTCAATAGAGACTATCAGCTAACGCGTCTTCTTACTCAGGCCgccaacatctcccttcaACCCACCGCCATGCGCGACGTTACCAAGATGGAACGTATTGGTGGGTCTTCCTGTTGGTGTGTGCATGATCGAGAACGGAGGCTGATTGTTAGTTGTATTTTCGTCACAGGCGTCCACTCCCATATCCatggtctcggtctcgatgCCAACCTCGAACCTCGTCTCTCGTCGCAAGGCATGATAGGTCAAGGGAAGGCTCGAAAGGCCGCAGGTGTCATATTGAAGATGGTCCAGGAGGGCAGAATAGCAGGAAGAGCGATATTGATGGCTGGACCACCTAGTACCGGAAAGACAGCACTTGCAATGGGTCAGTAGCTGTGCTTCTCGCGAGATTGAGCGATCAGATAAAAGGGTTCGAGCTAAAGGACTTCTGCTTGCAGCTATGGCTCAAACACTAGGCAGTGATGTGCCTTTCGTCATGCTTACCGCTTCAGAAGTCTTCTCTCTCGAGGTGAGCCCACAAACTAAGTACTCAACAATCAAGCGAGACTGACATAGGCGTTACGCTAGATGTCGAAAACGGAATCTTTGACACAAGCGTTCCGACGTGCTATCGGTGTGAGGATAAAGGAAGAGACAGAGTtgattgagggagaagtcGTCGAGATTCAAGTCGATAGAAGTGTCACAGGGGTGAGCTACAGTCTATCCAAGGACTGTACAAGTTCGCATGGCTGAGCAGCTCGCTGACCTGTCAAGTACAACGCTCTGATAGGCAACCAAGACCGGACGATTGACACTCAAAACGACGGATATGGAAACCGTTTACGACCTCGGATCCAAGATGATTGATCAGCTTCAAAAGGAGAAAGTGTTAGCAGGAGACGTTGTCAGCATTGATAAAGCTAGTGGGAGGATATCAAAGTTGGGACGAAGTTTCGGTCGAGCAAAGGATTACGATGCGATGGGTGCCGACGTGAGTGCTGTTGACCGGTGCTGGGATAGGTCCTGAAGCTAACAGTCGAAACCTTGGTTGCGTTTTGCAGACCCGATTTGTCGCTTGTCCAGATGGAGAACTGCAGACTCGAAAAGAGGTCGTTCATACCGTTTCGTTGCACGAGATCGACGTCATCAACTCTCGAACACAAGGGTTTTTGGCCTTGTTCGCGGGTGATACTGGAGAGATCAAGCCCGAGTTGAGAGATCAGATCAACACAAAGGTTGCagaatggagagaagagggcaAGGCGGAGATTGTTCCAGGTGTGAGTGTCCCCTTCTTAATCACTGATCAAAGTGTCATGTTTCTAAGGTGATACCCGGTGACATGCCACTGGCCCGCTCAGATTATGAGAAGATTCAAAAGCTGATGTGCTACACCCGTTTCAGGTCCTGTTCATCGACGAGGTCCACATGCTCGACATCGAGTGTTTCTCCTTCCTGAACCGAGCGATGGAGAACGAGCTTGCTCCTTTGGTCGTGATGGCTTCGAACAGGGGTATCACCAGAATAAGAGGGACCAAATATAAGAGTCCTCATGGTATCCCCGTAGACTTGTTGGATAGGATGTTGATCATCTCTACGAAGAAgtacgatgaggatgagaccAGGGAAATTGTCAagatcaggtgagtacaaACACAAATTGTCGATCTCATTCTCATGTCGGAATTATACGAAAGCGCGATCATTTGAGCTGACTCTTGCGTTTTGACGTATCTCGCAGagccgacgaagaagatgtccGACTTACTCCTCCCgctcttgatcttctcgcGACTATGGGCACTCAAACTTCCCTTCGATACGCACTAAACCTCATCGcaccatcccatctcatcgCTCAACGGCGAAAAACATCACAGGTCgacgtggaagatgtgagacTTGCTTACAAGTATTTCAGCGATGTCGAGAGGAGTGCTCAATATGCAAAAGAGACGAGTGGGATGATGTTTGGTGAATCGGAAGAGATTGGAGCAGACGGTATGGAGATTGATGGTAAGGCGTGATGTCTTAGCCTATAGTAGAAGTTATGTATACATTTGGCACAAATGCTTCTGCTCTAGATCACCTGTCAAAATGTTGAATATGGGTCACTTGTCAAAATGCACATTGTCATACATGCTACTTTTACTACTTGTGTCGAACCTACACCTTCCAGATCCTACACAAATCTGCGCCTTCAATGATCAACGCTCCCaaatctccaccttcttgctCCATCATCCACGAACCCCCATTCTCATACTGTGTTGTCCTTTGCATACCTCTCTGTTCCATCGGTCCAGCCACACAAACCACGACTTGTCCCGGACCATCCGGTTTAGTAGGTTTCAGATATTCTGCTGGGATATCTTCTGTCACAGAAGGATCGTCCAAGCTCACACAATGGACAGTCTCGCCAGCGATATTGTCGTATCCGAATCGATGACCGTCCAAAGCGCCACGTTGGAAATGTAATGGGTTTCGAGTGGATGGTTTTGAAGAAGGTCCAACTTCCACAATGACATTTCGGAAATCCAACGTCCAGTCCCATGGAAGTCCTGATTCCTTtatgtcagcttgttttGGGGCGGTCGTCCCAAAAGACGGTAGCTCACCATTTTGACTCAAGGGTACGGAACCACCTCCAGGAGCACCACCATATGGAGTAGGCGCGCCGAATGGTGTCGCACCATAAGGCGTGGGAGCACTGAGTCCCACACCTGGCGTAGGAGCTGATAAAGTTGCACCCGGTGTTGGAGCAGCGAATGGAGTAGGTGCGGCAAAGGGCGTTGGAGCACCGTAAGGTGTTGGCGCTCCATACGGGTTGGCGGGAGCTGCAGGTGTCGGAGCACTGACGATGCCCGGTGTAGGACCGCCGTAAGGTGTTGGTGCGCTGAACGAGCCGTTGCCGAACTGTGAAAAGCGTCAGCTGGGAACTGATATCTACAGCCTGCGAGCTTACCCTTGAGCTTcccgcttctcctccaccattgTAGGTTGAACCTTGAGGAGCCGGTGTCTGTCCACCTGATGGCCCCGCTCTTCCAGGCGCTCCATATGGATTAGGCGTCCTgccacctcctcctgctccggcCCAAGCTggcgttcttcctccatcgaaACTATGCGCTGGAGTCTTACCACCGCTTCCAGCCCAACCGGGTGTCTTGCCACCAGCATTTCCGCCGTAACCAGGAGCAGGAGTCTTGCCGCCTGCACCCCAGCCTGGCGCAGGTGTTCGACCACCCGCTCCGCCACCGTACGGGTTTGGTGTTTTGCCGCCGCCAACACCAGCCTGTAGAGGAGATAAGATTAGCCTGGTTGACATAGATAACTGTGTGGGTACTTACCGCGTATGGGTTGGGGGTTTGACCGAACCTGTTTCCAGGAGTCTGGCCACCGAATTGACCAGGAGTTTGCCCACCCTATAACAATGTTAGCACATGCTAATTCATAGCGACATCGCTACACTCACGTTCGTGACAGGTGCTCCACTGTAAGGGTTGACATCGTAGCCGCCAGCACCAGGTCGTCCACCTGCATAAGGCCCTGCACCTCCAGACTCAAGAGGGAACGTCTGTCCTGTCTTCGTACTGGATTGGGTCATCAGTAAAGACACAGTGCAATGATGCGTTAccaccatcactcactccttcctcttcagcgaCGTCAACGCAATAGTCAATGTTTTGTTATTCGTCTTCAACTCCACTCTCGCACTGTCTCCCGCGATATCTCTGATGATCCCCATCAAGCCCTTGCTCGTACCCTTTGTGACCACAACGAGCGTGTTGACCAGTCTGTTTCGGTTGACGTTAACAGCAGGAGGGGGCATTAAGCTTGCGCCTCCAGAGGGTAGTTGCTGGTTGAGAGCAGGGTTCAGCTTTCCCAAGTCGCCAGTAGCGGTTTTGGGAGTGACAGATATCAATGATGCGGCTCGAGCGACGAAGACACCGTTGTTCTCTGTCAGTTCACGGTTGTGAAGGAATACGAAGAGGGATcggaagatgttgatgattTCTCCTTGTCGGTTCTGCGATGCAGACGTCAGTACATATCCTGATTGAAAACACTTTTGACCCACATCgccctcgacctccttcatGTTGTCCCCAACTTTCATGTCATTTCCTTGTGAGTCTGTGGCAACAGCGAATCGCTTGTTATCTCGTCGGATCGTCACTTGTTCAGGCGTGACACTTCTTGATGCGCCGTTCTGGTCCAAGACTCGTAGTAGACCACCTTCGACTTTAGTCACAACGGCAGAAGTAGTCGAGCTGTTACTTGTCAGCCTAAATTCTATGGCGACTGAGGTGCTCGCACTCACTCGAGCATGACCATGTCGTGCAGATCATACAATCCCTTCTGGGCTGTCAAGTTTGTCGTGTCCGCCGCTTTTCTGATATCCTTTGAGAACACCTTGATCTGTGTAGTCTAATGTCAGTTAAAGTTCATTGGCAGGAGACTATTCACTAacctcttgctctccctGATCCGACATCAAGGTGACAACATCTCCCTTGACTTCGACAACCATACCTGACAACTCTGCATTCTTGCCGCTCAACACCTTGACGTGTTCACCGACATCGAACCTCTTTCTCACACTTCGCGCTTGCACCTCGATGGTCTGGCCATGTACGTCCCCACCGATTGCCTTGATAGCGATGATGTCCGGTGAGACGGTCTCGACGGAACCGTACAGACCTGTCTGTTCTCCCTCGTacacctcgaccttgtcACCGGGGAACAGACCAGAAGCAGTCAGATTCTTGTTCGCATCTGCGATAGCTGAAAGGTCGAAGTTGGCGGTAGATTGGTCATCTCCCGAGAATCGAGAAATCTCCTCTAGATTCGGGTTGacgttctcgctctcaatTGTTGGGATCTTGACGTCCTTGATGCAGAAACCATCGATATATTCGTCATTCTCAAAGAAATAGCTCGATTGAGCACCTTGTCGAACACTCGATCGTCCATAGATCTTCCTGACATCGTCGTAGGCGAATAGTCGAGCAGGGGGTCGAATCCCACTTGATCCGCTTTTGCCGTTCGccgctctctccttcctcttttctctcGGTGTCAAATCGATACGTGGGATAAACTTGATTCCGACGACACCACTCGTGATCtggtcgacatcgacaactTGCGCCAAGTCTCCAGCATACTTTCCTCGCTTCATTCGGACCCACATGAACGGTACGAGGTTgacgtccttcttcttgatcttgagaaGGGGCGCCATTTCCTCGATAGGGACAAGAGAGACACCTCGTGACATAAACGTACCGACGATACCGTTCAGGGCCGCGCTGACCGAGGCTGATTGTCTTGCTTCGAGGAAGATCATACCGGGGAGAGAATCTCGACAGAAGACGGAGATGACTTCGATAGGGTTGGCTGAATATTGCTGGGAGAAGACCTTTCGGAAGATGGAAGCGCAGATGGCGTGTTCTCGTCCGGTCTAAGTGCGCAAGACACCATCAGTCAACAGCTTGGGTAGCTGACacttgcactcaccttgacgatgACTTTCCACAGACTCGGGTCGTTGACACCAGGCATGAGCAATCGTTGCGGGACAGCATCGCTATCTCCATTATATCTCGCGGCTGCCGTTCTCGCATGTCTTTCCTTCAATCTCTGTACTATATCctgaacatcctcctcctcgttcctGCCGAAAGTCCTATCAAGTCTTCGATGGGCGTAGTCATCTTGAGCTACCGCAGATTCTGGAGCTTCGTCGATAAACTCGGCGACTGTAAAGCGGGCGTCAGTTCAGCTCGGTCTGCTTAAATGAGAAGAATTTGAGCCGCAGCTTACCGTCTCCATAATCGttatcttcatcttcttcctcatcctcatcatctaccTCGGCTTCAACATCCAAGAATCTAAACTTCTTCTGCTTTCTCCGTCGCTGTACGatacttgtcagcttgagctcaGTACAGTCGCGATAATAGCTGACCTTTCTACGTCGTTCGCCTGAAGTGGCAACTTATCAGCATATATTCGGCCATACATGGAGCCATAGCACTACTCACCactatcttcttcctcatcgtcttcatcatcatcttcgtcgtcctcgtcttcatcctcatcagcatcttcatctccaccttggtCTTCCTTGCCTCCTTCGTTTTTAGGCACTTCCGCTACATCATCGACGTCCTGTAGCAGATAATAGGTGAGTCCGGATTTTCATGCGTTAATCAGTTGAGGTGCgcaactcacatcttcctctgcaagATGAAAAAACGGCACAGAAAGAGGGAAACGGTAAGTATCAGCTTTGGATCTATGCAATGAGTAAAGCGAGGTAGCTAACCATCAGGATCGACTACTCTTGGCTATACGTTGcacatcgtcagcttc
It contains:
- a CDS encoding RuvB-like helicase 2 — protein: MAANISLQPTAMRDVTKMERIGVHSHIHGLGLDANLEPRLSSQGMIGQGKARKAAGVILKMVQEGRIAGRAILMAGPPSTGKTALAMAMAQTLGSDVPFVMLTASEVFSLEMSKTESLTQAFRRAIGVRIKEETELIEGEVVEIQVDRSVTGATKTGRLTLKTTDMETVYDLGSKMIDQLQKEKVLAGDVVSIDKASGRISKLGRSFGRAKDYDAMGADTRFVACPDGELQTRKEVVHTVSLHEIDVINSRTQGFLALFAGDTGEIKPELRDQINTKVAEWREEGKAEIVPGVLFIDEVHMLDIECFSFLNRAMENELAPLVVMASNRGITRIRGTKYKSPHGIPVDLLDRMLIISTKKYDEDETREIVKIRADEEDVRLTPPALDLLATMGTQTSLRYALNLIAPSHLIAQRRKTSQVDVEDVRLAYKYFSDVERSAQYAKETSGMMFGESEEIGADGMEIDGKA
- a CDS encoding transcription elongation factor SPT5 translates to MSDNESSSPVDVKSDDIDEVEERRVTKKRPRVVDPDEEDDVDDVAEVPKNEGGKEDQGGDEDADEDEDEDDEDDDEDDEEEDSGERRRKRRRKQKKFRFLDVEAEVDDEDEEEDEDNDYGDVAEFIDEAPESAVAQDDYAHRRLDRTFGRNEEEDVQDIVQRLKERHARTAAARYNGDSDAVPQRLLMPGVNDPSLWKVIVKTGREHAICASIFRKVFSQQYSANPIEVISVFCRDSLPGMIFLEARQSASVSAALNGIVGTFMSRGVSLVPIEEMAPLLKIKKKDVNLVPFMWVRMKRGKYAGDLAQVVDVDQITSGVVGIKFIPRIDLTPREKRKERAANGKSGSSGIRPPARLFAYDDVRKIYGRSSVRQGAQSSYFFENDEYIDGFCIKDVKIPTIESENVNPNLEEISRFSGDDQSTANFDLSAIADANKNLTASGLFPGDKVEVYEGEQTGLYGSVETVSPDIIAIKAIGGDVHGQTIEVQARSVRKRFDVGEHVKVLSGKNAELSGMVVEVKGDVVTLMSDQGEQEIKVFSKDIRKAADTTNLTAQKGLYDLHDMVMLDSTTSAVVTKVEGGLLRVLDQNGASRSVTPEQVTIRRDNKRFAVATDSQGNDMKVGDNMKEVEGDNRQGEIINIFRSLFVFLHNRELTENNGVFVARAASLISVTPKTATGDLGKLNPALNQQLPSGGASLMPPPAVNVNRNRLVNTLVVVTKGTSKGLMGIIRDIAGDSARVELKTNNKTLTIALTSLKRKDTKTGQTFPLESGGAGPYAGGRPGAGGYDVNPYSGAPVTNGGQTPGQFGGQTPGNRFGQTPNPYAAGVGGGKTPNPYGGGAGGRTPAPGWGAGGKTPAPGYGGNAGGKTPGWAGSGGKTPAHSFDGGRTPAWAGAGGGGRTPNPYGAPGRAGPSGGQTPAPQGSTYNGGGEAGSSRFGNGSFSAPTPYGGPTPGIVSAPTPAAPANPYGAPTPYGAPTPFAAPTPFAAPTPGATLSAPTPGVGLSAPTPYGATPFGAPTPYGGAPGGGSVPLSQNGLPWDWTLDFRNVIVEVGPSSKPSTRNPLHFQRGALDGHRFGYDNIAGETVHCVSLDDPSVTEDIPAEYLKPTKPDGPGQVVVCVAGPMEQRGMQRTTQYENGGSWMMEQEGGDLGALIIEGADLCRIWKV